Proteins from a single region of Flavobacterium sp. K5-23:
- the gyrB gene encoding DNA topoisomerase (ATP-hydrolyzing) subunit B yields the protein MSEEINKNNYSADSIQALEGMEHVRMRPSMYIGDVGVRGLHHLVYEVVDNSIDEAMGGHCDTIVVDINEDGSITVEDNGRGIPVGIHKKEGVSALEVVMTKIGAGGKFDKDSYKVSGGLHGVGVSVVNALSNHLRATVHSSDGKVYEQEYEKGKALYPVKQIGETTKRGTIVTFYPDPTIFTQTIEYSYDTLSARMRELSYLNKGITITFTDRRELDKDGNFVSEIFHSTEGLKEYIRYLDGNREPIIAHVISMDNDKGEIPVEVALIYNTSYSENIFSYVNNINTHEGGTHLQGFRTGLTRSLKKYADASGMLDKLKFDISGDDFREGLTAIISVKVAEPQFEGQTKTKLGNREVVSPVSQAVGDMIEAYLEENPNDARIIVQKVILAAQARHAAKKAREMVQRKTVMGGGGLPGKLSDCSEQDPAKCEVYLVEGDSAGGTAKQGRDRAFQAILPLRGKILNVEKAMVHKVFENEEIRNIFTALGVTIGTEEDSKALNISKLRYHKVIIMCDADVDGSHISTLILTFFFRFMKELIEEGHVYIAAPPLYLVKKGNKKEYAWNDLQRDQANERMGGSASIQRYKGLGEMNAEQLWETTMDPSFRTLRQITIDSLAEADRVFSMLMGDEVPPRREFIEKNAVYANIDA from the coding sequence ATGAGCGAAGAAATCAATAAGAACAATTATTCAGCAGATAGTATTCAGGCATTAGAAGGAATGGAGCACGTAAGAATGCGTCCTTCTATGTATATTGGAGATGTGGGAGTTAGAGGATTGCATCACTTGGTTTATGAGGTGGTGGATAACTCGATTGATGAAGCAATGGGAGGCCATTGTGATACCATAGTTGTTGATATAAATGAAGACGGTTCTATTACTGTTGAAGATAATGGACGTGGAATTCCAGTTGGTATTCATAAAAAAGAAGGTGTTTCGGCTCTAGAAGTTGTAATGACTAAAATTGGTGCCGGAGGTAAATTTGATAAAGATTCTTATAAAGTTTCTGGAGGTTTACACGGTGTAGGGGTTTCTGTTGTTAATGCTTTATCAAATCACTTAAGAGCTACGGTTCACAGTAGTGATGGAAAAGTATACGAACAGGAATATGAAAAAGGAAAAGCGCTTTATCCAGTAAAACAAATTGGAGAAACTACAAAAAGAGGAACGATTGTTACTTTCTATCCAGACCCAACTATTTTTACTCAAACAATAGAGTATTCATATGATACTTTGTCAGCTCGTATGCGTGAATTGTCTTATTTGAATAAGGGAATTACAATTACTTTTACTGATAGAAGAGAATTAGATAAAGACGGGAATTTTGTTTCAGAGATTTTTCATTCAACAGAAGGGTTAAAAGAATATATTCGTTATTTAGATGGTAATCGTGAGCCTATTATTGCACACGTTATATCAATGGACAATGATAAAGGAGAAATTCCAGTTGAGGTTGCCTTAATATACAACACTAGTTATTCTGAGAATATTTTTTCTTATGTAAATAATATTAATACACACGAAGGAGGAACACACTTACAAGGTTTTAGAACTGGTTTAACCAGATCTTTAAAGAAGTATGCTGATGCTTCCGGAATGTTAGATAAATTGAAATTTGACATTTCAGGGGATGATTTCCGTGAAGGTCTTACGGCTATTATCTCAGTAAAAGTGGCTGAGCCTCAATTTGAAGGTCAAACTAAAACTAAACTTGGAAATAGAGAAGTTGTTTCTCCGGTAAGTCAAGCTGTTGGAGATATGATTGAAGCTTATTTGGAAGAAAATCCAAATGACGCTAGAATCATTGTTCAAAAAGTAATCTTAGCGGCTCAAGCACGTCACGCGGCCAAAAAAGCTCGTGAAATGGTTCAGCGTAAAACCGTAATGGGAGGAGGAGGATTGCCAGGTAAACTATCTGACTGTTCTGAACAAGATCCTGCAAAATGCGAAGTATATCTTGTCGAGGGAGATTCGGCAGGTGGTACGGCTAAACAAGGTCGTGACCGTGCTTTTCAAGCAATTTTACCATTACGTGGTAAGATTTTGAATGTGGAAAAAGCAATGGTTCATAAAGTATTTGAAAATGAAGAGATTCGAAATATATTTACAGCTCTTGGTGTTACCATTGGTACAGAAGAGGATAGTAAAGCTTTGAATATTTCGAAACTGCGTTACCATAAAGTAATTATTATGTGTGATGCCGATGTCGATGGGAGTCACATTTCTACTTTGATCTTGACATTCTTCTTTAGATTTATGAAAGAATTAATCGAAGAAGGGCACGTTTATATCGCTGCACCTCCTTTGTACTTAGTTAAAAAAGGTAATAAAAAAGAATACGCTTGGAATGATCTTCAACGTGATCAAGCGAACGAAAGAATGGGTGGTAGTGCATCTATTCAGCGTTATAAAGGTCTTGGAGAAATGAACGCGGAACAATTATGGGAAACTACAATGGATCCAAGTTTTAGAACTTTGCGTCAGATAACTATTGATAGTTTAGCCGAAGCTGATAGAGTTTTCTCTATGTTAATGGGTGACGAGGTTCCGCCAAGAAGAGAGTTTATCGAGAAAAATGCTGTTTATGCTAATATTGATGCATAA
- the mdh gene encoding malate dehydrogenase, giving the protein MKVTIVGAGNVGATCADVISYRGIASEVVLLDIKEGFAEGKALDIMQCATNTGFNTKVSGVTNDYSKTAGSKVVVITSGIPRKPGMTREELIGINAGIVKTVVENVLVHSPEAIIVVVSNPMDTMTYLALKSTGLPKNRIIGMGGALDSSRFRTYLSLALDKPANDISAMVIGGHGDTTMIPLTRLASYNGIPVSQFLSEEALQKVAADTMVGGATLTGLLGTSAWYAPGASVAFLVDSILNDQKKMIACSVFVEGEYGQNDICIGVPCIIGKNGVEEILDIKLNDNEKALFAKSADAVRQMNDALKSILV; this is encoded by the coding sequence ATGAAAGTTACTATAGTAGGAGCAGGAAATGTAGGAGCAACTTGTGCAGATGTAATTTCTTATAGAGGAATTGCAAGCGAAGTAGTATTGTTGGATATTAAAGAAGGTTTTGCCGAAGGTAAAGCGTTGGATATTATGCAATGTGCTACGAATACCGGTTTTAATACAAAAGTGTCTGGTGTTACCAATGATTATTCTAAAACAGCAGGAAGTAAAGTTGTAGTGATTACTTCGGGAATTCCAAGAAAACCAGGAATGACTCGTGAGGAATTAATAGGTATCAATGCAGGAATTGTAAAAACTGTAGTTGAAAATGTATTGGTTCATTCACCTGAAGCAATAATTGTTGTAGTTTCAAACCCTATGGATACAATGACTTATTTAGCATTGAAATCTACAGGTTTGCCAAAAAACAGAATAATAGGAATGGGTGGAGCATTAGATAGTTCCCGTTTTAGAACTTATCTTTCATTAGCTTTAGATAAACCAGCAAATGATATTTCTGCAATGGTAATTGGTGGTCATGGTGATACTACTATGATTCCTTTAACTAGATTAGCATCTTATAATGGTATTCCAGTATCTCAATTTTTATCAGAAGAGGCTTTGCAAAAAGTTGCAGCTGATACTATGGTAGGTGGTGCTACTCTTACAGGTCTTTTAGGAACATCAGCTTGGTACGCTCCAGGAGCTTCTGTAGCTTTTTTAGTTGATAGTATTTTAAACGATCAAAAGAAAATGATAGCTTGTTCAGTTTTTGTTGAAGGAGAATATGGTCAAAACGATATCTGTATCGGGGTACCTTGTATTATTGGTAAAAATGGAGTTGAAGAAATCCTTGATATCAAATTGAATGATAATGAAAAAGCTTTATTTGCTAAAAGTGCTGATGCAGTTAGACAGATGAATGACGCTTTAAAATCAATTTTAGTATAA
- the secDF gene encoding protein translocase subunit SecDF, with the protein MQNKGLIKFFAILFALVSIYQLSFTFVSSKIKNDAKSFAGGNPDKEAKYLDSISKQTVFNLGFTSFTFDEVKDKQINKGLDLEGGINVTLQISVKDILKGLSNNSKNPIFNKSLADATANLKGNQNYTDAFFEAFAANSKGTVKLASPDIFANRSLQGEGGIDFQMTDAEVQKVIKRKIDESVESAFGVLRERIDKFGVTQPNIQKLGESGRILVELPGAKDVDRIKRLLQGKAELQFWETYKIEEIGNFLMAANESLKKTEVNKVETKAVVKDSLSALLTDEKAPDAAKKGNNPLLDKMIGQGGGPVLGLFSPKDTAVINGYLKRADIKILLAADQRYAKFVWGKPATFKDEKGKDVESVELYALRGNRDNIPAMAGGVVTDASDTFDQLGKPAVSMQMNGQGAKAWEELTGRAYTQKTNIAIVLDDVVYSAPGVSSGPISGGRSEISGAFDVTETKDLANVLRAGKLPAAAEIVQSEVVGPSLGQEAIDNGTTSAIVGLLLVSLWMMVYYGKSGWYSNIALAVNLLFLFGILASLGAVLTLPGIAGIVLTMGTAVDANIIIYERAKEELRAGKSLEEAIKTSYSWTGAMSSITDANVTHILTGAVLFIFGSGPIKGFATTLLIGIVTSLFTSIFIARIFLDRNLRGKNDLTFVTNFSKNMFTNFKFDFLGIKKWTYMFSAVVVIASVVSISTNGFDQGVDFVGGRTFQVRFEKPIEAELVKEELAKVFGSAEAKIFGEDNQLKITTKYKVQENGSQVDEEVNKMLYDNLKQHFSADITYDKFVNAYDGKKVGVLQASKVGPTVAEDIKTNAYWAVLGAMLLVFLYLMISFRKWQYSLGAIAAVAHDVIFVLGIYSFCYKFMPFGMEIDQHFIAAILTVIGYSMNDTVIVFDRVREFLAGKSKGTFSEIVNNSINTTMSRTINTSLTMIVVLLIMFIFGGESIRGFIFAMLVGIVVGTYSSLFIATPVLVDTISREDKKKVEKEHQEN; encoded by the coding sequence ATGCAGAATAAAGGACTTATTAAATTTTTTGCAATTCTATTTGCATTGGTGAGTATTTACCAACTTTCTTTCACTTTCGTTTCGAGTAAGATTAAAAATGACGCTAAATCTTTTGCGGGAGGAAATCCTGATAAAGAGGCGAAATATTTAGACTCTATTAGTAAACAAACAGTATTTAACTTAGGGTTTACCAGCTTTACTTTTGATGAAGTAAAAGACAAACAGATCAATAAAGGTCTAGATTTAGAGGGTGGTATCAATGTTACATTGCAAATATCAGTTAAAGATATTTTAAAAGGATTATCGAATAATTCTAAAAATCCAATCTTTAATAAGTCATTAGCAGATGCTACGGCTAATCTAAAAGGAAATCAAAATTACACTGACGCTTTTTTTGAAGCTTTTGCTGCAAATTCAAAAGGAACTGTAAAATTGGCTTCTCCTGATATTTTTGCAAACAGAAGTTTGCAAGGTGAAGGTGGTATTGATTTTCAAATGACAGACGCAGAAGTACAAAAGGTTATCAAAAGAAAAATTGATGAATCTGTAGAAAGTGCTTTTGGAGTATTGAGAGAAAGAATCGACAAATTTGGAGTTACACAACCAAATATTCAAAAACTAGGAGAGTCTGGTAGAATTTTAGTTGAGCTTCCTGGAGCAAAAGATGTAGATAGAATTAAAAGACTATTACAAGGAAAAGCTGAATTACAATTTTGGGAAACTTACAAAATTGAAGAGATTGGTAATTTCTTAATGGCTGCAAATGAGTCATTGAAAAAAACTGAAGTTAATAAAGTTGAAACTAAAGCGGTTGTTAAAGATTCTTTAAGTGCTTTATTGACTGATGAAAAAGCTCCTGATGCTGCTAAAAAAGGAAACAATCCTTTATTAGACAAAATGATTGGACAAGGTGGTGGTCCTGTTCTTGGTTTGTTTTCACCAAAGGATACTGCAGTAATTAACGGATACTTGAAAAGAGCTGATATTAAAATATTGTTAGCTGCTGATCAACGTTATGCTAAGTTTGTTTGGGGTAAACCAGCAACTTTCAAAGACGAAAAAGGAAAAGATGTTGAATCTGTTGAGTTATACGCTTTAAGAGGTAATAGAGACAATATCCCTGCTATGGCTGGAGGAGTTGTTACTGATGCAAGTGATACTTTTGACCAACTAGGGAAGCCTGCCGTTTCTATGCAAATGAATGGGCAAGGTGCTAAAGCTTGGGAAGAATTAACAGGTAGAGCTTATACTCAAAAAACTAATATTGCTATTGTTCTTGATGATGTTGTGTATTCGGCTCCAGGAGTATCTAGTGGTCCAATATCAGGAGGAAGATCTGAAATTTCAGGGGCTTTTGATGTTACGGAAACTAAAGATTTAGCGAATGTATTAAGAGCGGGTAAATTACCAGCTGCTGCTGAGATAGTTCAGTCAGAAGTGGTAGGACCATCCTTAGGTCAAGAAGCAATTGATAACGGAACAACTTCTGCTATCGTTGGATTATTATTAGTATCGCTTTGGATGATGGTTTATTACGGTAAATCAGGATGGTATTCGAATATTGCTTTGGCAGTAAACTTACTTTTCCTTTTCGGAATACTTGCAAGTTTAGGAGCTGTACTTACTTTACCTGGTATTGCCGGTATCGTATTAACTATGGGTACTGCGGTGGATGCGAATATCATTATCTATGAAAGAGCAAAAGAAGAACTTCGAGCTGGAAAATCACTTGAAGAGGCAATTAAAACGTCTTATAGCTGGACTGGAGCGATGTCATCTATTACGGATGCTAACGTAACACATATCTTAACTGGTGCTGTATTATTCATTTTTGGTTCAGGACCAATTAAAGGATTTGCAACTACTTTATTAATTGGTATTGTAACTTCATTATTTACTTCTATTTTCATTGCTAGAATTTTCTTAGATAGAAACTTAAGAGGAAAGAATGATTTAACTTTTGTTACTAATTTCTCTAAGAACATGTTTACTAATTTCAAATTTGATTTCTTAGGAATTAAAAAATGGACTTATATGTTCTCTGCAGTTGTTGTTATAGCAAGTGTTGTTTCAATCTCAACAAATGGTTTTGATCAAGGTGTAGATTTTGTTGGAGGTAGAACTTTCCAAGTTCGTTTTGAGAAACCTATTGAGGCTGAATTAGTAAAAGAAGAACTTGCAAAAGTTTTTGGAAGTGCTGAAGCTAAAATATTCGGTGAGGATAATCAGTTGAAAATCACTACAAAATACAAAGTACAGGAAAACGGAAGTCAAGTTGACGAGGAAGTTAATAAGATGTTATATGACAACTTAAAACAACATTTCTCTGCTGATATTACTTACGATAAATTTGTAAATGCATATGATGGTAAAAAAGTAGGGGTTTTACAAGCTTCTAAAGTTGGACCTACTGTTGCTGAGGATATTAAAACTAATGCTTACTGGGCTGTATTAGGAGCTATGTTGTTAGTGTTTTTATACTTAATGATTAGTTTTAGAAAATGGCAGTATAGTTTAGGTGCGATTGCAGCTGTTGCGCATGATGTAATATTTGTATTGGGAATCTATTCTTTCTGTTATAAATTTATGCCTTTCGGAATGGAAATTGACCAACACTTTATTGCAGCTATTTTAACTGTTATTGGTTATTCTATGAATGATACAGTAATTGTATTTGATAGAGTTCGTGAGTTCTTGGCTGGAAAATCTAAAGGGACATTCTCTGAAATTGTAAATAACTCTATTAATACTACTATGTCTAGAACAATCAATACATCTTTAACGATGATTGTAGTATTATTAATTATGTTCATATTTGGTGGTGAATCTATTAGAGGATT